The following proteins are co-located in the Vigna unguiculata cultivar IT97K-499-35 chromosome 9, ASM411807v1, whole genome shotgun sequence genome:
- the LOC114162974 gene encoding purine permease 1-like translates to MAEGSEGEKNRTMKRLLLIINCLLLAVGTAGGPLVMRLYFLRGGNRVWLSSFLQTAGFPFMLLPLAVSYFRRRAAAAAERTAKPSPVSMKTPLLAASVFIGVITGLDDYLYAYGVARLPVSTSVLIIASQLGFTALFAFLLVGQKFTSYSVNAVVLLTAGAGVLALHTKGDRPHGESMKDYVMGFVMTAIAAALYGLVLPLVELVYKKTKQPITYSLVMEIQLVMSFSATLFCFIGMIINNDFKVIPREAKTFKHGEVNYYAVLVGTAIIWQAFFLGAVGVIFCASSLFSGVLIAVLLPITEVLAVIFYKEKFQAEKGVSLFLSLWGMVSYLYGEIKHEKKMKKEKSSDMEATATAMSELGND, encoded by the exons TTGCCGTCGGAACCGCCGGCGGCCCCCTCGTTATGCGTCTCTACTTCCTCCGTGGCGGCAACCGCGTCTGGCTTTCAAGCTTCCTCCAAACAGCCGGCTTCCCCTTCATGCTACTACCCCTCGCCGTCTCTTACTTCCGCCGCCGCGCAGCGGCAGCGGCAGAGAGAACGGCCAAACCCAGTCCGGTCTCGATGAAAACCCCTCTCCTCGCGGCCTCCGTCTTCATCGGAGTCATCACCGGCCTCGACGACTACCTCTATGCCTACGGCGTGGCGCGCCTCCCCGTGTCCACGTCAGTACTCATCATCGCCTCACAACTCGGCTTCACCGCGCTCTTCGCGTTCCTGTTGGTGGGCCAGAAGTTCACCTCGTACTCCGTGAACGCCGTCGTTTTGCTAACCGCCGGCGCCGGCGTTCTGGCGCTACACACCAAGGGAGACCGCCCCCACGGCGAGTCCATGAAGGACTACGTCATGGGGTTCGTGATGACAGCAATTGCTGCAGCATTGTACGGCTTGGTGTTACCCTTGGTGGAGTTGGTGTACAAAAAAACCAAACAACCTATTACCTATTCCCTTGTCATGGAGATTCAGTTGGTGATGAGCTTCTCCGCCACTCTCTTCTGCTTCATCGGCATGATCATTAACAACGACTTTAAG GTGATTCCGAGAGAAGCTAAAACTTTCAAGCACGGGGAAGTTAATTACTACGCTGTGTTGGTGGGCACTGCAATAATATGGCAAGCTTTTTTCTTGGGAGCTGTTGGGGTTATTTTTTGTGCATCTTCTTTGTTTTCTGGTGTTTTAATTGCGGTGTTGCTACCCATAACGGAGGTGTTGGCGGTTATTTTCTACAAAGAGAAGTTTCAGGCGGAGAAGGGTGTTTCTCTGTTCCTATCGCTCTGGGGCATGGTGTCTTACTTGTATGGGGAGATTAAAcatgagaagaagatgaagaaagagAAGAGCAGTGACATGGAAGCAACAGCAACAGCCATGTCTGAATTGGgaaatgattga